A window from Pseudomonadota bacterium encodes these proteins:
- a CDS encoding wax ester/triacylglycerol synthase family O-acyltransferase: protein MDQLSGIDATFLYLETPKAPMHIGGVLFCAPANPGDRGLDFQSFRALVESRLHVSPVFRRRVVHVPLDLDNPFWVEDPHFNLDAHVSYMALPGKRSWTEMRHLLEHLFSVPLDTRRPLWSLTFVEGLDGIQGLPPGSFAVVHKIHHAAADGMSGRDLLTCLLDPTPEVREFPGHARWMPDMQPSLAQLLTSTGLGLLKRPFGVARTVGSVLGGVLNLGRDLLLEGSKERDVNLTGPRTRLNVPVEPQRVFGAVRLQLASLRAARGLVSGASLNDVVLTVCAGALRRYLQANAELPAQSLTALVPISVRRSVLEANNNRLSAMIVSLATLEADPVARLEAVHGSVRLNKDYAEAIGARTLSDVAQVVPFTLGIAASRFYSRMQMALYHPPLFNLVITNVPGPRRPLYFNGARVLSTLGTAPIIDGLGMIIVVTSYLEELSISVTACPSVLPDVEFFEQCLRESMEEIDAAVEERASAARPAAPTPLRAVPGGSQGA, encoded by the coding sequence ATGGATCAACTGAGCGGTATCGACGCCACTTTCCTCTACCTGGAAACCCCCAAGGCCCCCATGCACATCGGCGGTGTGCTGTTCTGCGCCCCCGCCAATCCTGGCGACCGCGGTCTCGACTTTCAAAGCTTCCGCGCTCTGGTGGAATCGCGCTTGCACGTGAGCCCAGTGTTCCGCCGGCGCGTGGTGCACGTGCCGCTGGACTTGGACAACCCCTTCTGGGTGGAAGATCCGCACTTCAACCTGGACGCACACGTGAGCTACATGGCCCTGCCGGGTAAGCGCAGCTGGACCGAGATGCGCCACCTCCTCGAGCACCTGTTCTCCGTGCCATTGGACACGCGCCGCCCCCTGTGGTCATTGACCTTCGTAGAGGGTCTCGACGGCATCCAGGGGCTGCCGCCGGGTTCCTTTGCGGTGGTCCACAAGATCCACCACGCTGCCGCCGACGGCATGAGCGGTCGCGACCTGCTGACGTGCCTGCTCGATCCCACCCCTGAGGTGCGTGAGTTCCCGGGGCATGCGCGCTGGATGCCGGACATGCAGCCCTCACTGGCGCAGCTGCTCACGAGCACAGGGCTGGGCTTGCTAAAGCGCCCCTTCGGGGTCGCGCGCACCGTAGGCTCGGTGCTCGGCGGCGTGCTCAACCTGGGCCGAGACCTGCTGCTGGAGGGCAGCAAGGAACGGGACGTCAACCTCACGGGGCCACGCACGCGCCTCAACGTGCCCGTAGAGCCGCAGCGCGTCTTCGGCGCCGTGCGCTTGCAGCTCGCGTCTCTGCGCGCCGCGCGGGGGCTCGTGTCCGGGGCGAGCCTCAACGACGTCGTGCTCACCGTTTGCGCAGGTGCCCTGCGTCGCTACTTGCAGGCCAATGCGGAATTGCCTGCCCAGTCCCTAACGGCCCTCGTGCCGATCTCCGTGCGTCGCTCCGTGCTGGAGGCCAACAACAATCGCTTGAGTGCGATGATCGTCTCCCTGGCCACCTTGGAGGCAGACCCCGTGGCGCGACTCGAGGCTGTCCACGGCAGCGTGCGACTCAACAAGGACTACGCCGAGGCTATTGGCGCTCGCACGCTGTCCGACGTCGCGCAGGTGGTGCCCTTCACCCTCGGCATCGCTGCCTCCCGGTTCTACTCGCGGATGCAGATGGCCCTGTACCATCCGCCGCTCTTCAACCTGGTGATCACCAACGTGCCGGGTCCGCGCCGCCCGCTCTACTTCAACGGCGCGCGTGTGCTGAGCACTCTCGGCACGGCGCCGATCATCGATGGCTTGGGCATGATCATCGTGGTCACGAGCTACCTCGAAGAGCTTTCGATCAGCGTTACGGCCTGTCCCTCCGTGCTGCCGGACGTGGAGTTCTTCGAACAGTGCCTGCGCGAATCGATGGAGGAGATCGACGCCGCGGTAGAGGAGCGGGCATCCGCTGCGCGGCCGGCGGCGCCAACTCCCTTGCGTGCGGTGCCGGGCGGGAGCCAGGGCGCGTAA
- a CDS encoding heme-binding protein has translation MTSKTSIGLAAARRVAEAAEEEAVANDWPVVIAVLDDGGHIIYLQRDDRVQLGSVDVAIAKARSAVLFKRPTAAFEELVGSGRQGYLAMPGVVAVEGGVPLEVDGTVVGAIGISGVRSQQDGQIARAGAAVLASKQ, from the coding sequence ATGACAAGTAAGACCTCTATCGGCCTGGCGGCGGCCCGCCGCGTGGCCGAAGCCGCCGAAGAGGAAGCCGTCGCCAACGACTGGCCGGTGGTCATCGCTGTGTTGGACGATGGTGGACACATCATCTACCTGCAGCGCGACGATCGCGTGCAGCTCGGCAGCGTCGATGTGGCCATCGCCAAGGCACGCAGCGCGGTGCTGTTCAAGCGCCCAACAGCCGCCTTCGAGGAGTTAGTCGGCTCCGGCCGCCAAGGCTACCTCGCCATGCCCGGCGTTGTGGCGGTGGAAGGGGGCGTACCCCTCGAGGTGGACGGCACCGTGGTAGGCGCCATCGGCATCAGCGGCGTGCGCTCCCAGCAGGACGGTCAAATCGCCAGAGCTGGGGCTGCCGTCCTCGCCAGCAAGCAATAA
- the cysK gene encoding cysteine synthase A yields the protein MIYDSIIDTIGSTPVVRLNHIAPEHVDLYVKVEAFNPGASVKDRLAWGIVQDAERSGALSPGQTVVEATSGNTGVALAMVCAARGYPFVAVMADSFSKERRKLMKLLGAKVILTPAAERGTGMVKKAQELSERHGWFWASQFTNGANPAFHRSTTGPEILSDFAGRRLDYWVTGWGTGGTMSGAGEMIKLARPEVTIVTTEPDNARLLAGQEWQPHKIQGWTPDFVPDVLNREVFDENVPVSDVESMETSRALAAKEGIFTGVSGGGTLAAALKVAAKASPGSVILAMLPDTAERYYTTPLFGDISEDSDDEWLADQPTI from the coding sequence ATGATCTACGACAGCATCATCGACACGATCGGCTCCACGCCGGTGGTGAGGCTCAACCACATCGCCCCGGAACACGTCGATCTCTACGTGAAGGTAGAGGCCTTCAACCCGGGCGCCTCGGTAAAGGACCGCTTGGCCTGGGGCATCGTGCAGGACGCCGAACGTAGCGGCGCCCTCTCCCCCGGACAGACCGTCGTCGAAGCCACCTCGGGCAACACGGGCGTGGCCCTGGCCATGGTGTGCGCGGCCCGCGGCTATCCCTTCGTCGCCGTCATGGCAGACAGCTTCTCCAAGGAGCGCCGTAAGCTAATGAAGCTACTCGGTGCCAAGGTGATCCTGACGCCCGCGGCGGAGCGCGGCACGGGCATGGTGAAAAAGGCCCAGGAGCTGTCCGAAAGGCACGGATGGTTCTGGGCCAGTCAGTTCACCAACGGCGCCAACCCTGCCTTCCACCGCAGCACTACAGGGCCGGAGATCCTGAGCGACTTCGCTGGCCGACGCCTCGACTACTGGGTCACGGGCTGGGGCACGGGCGGCACGATGTCGGGCGCGGGCGAGATGATCAAGCTGGCGCGCCCGGAGGTGACCATCGTCACCACCGAGCCGGACAACGCGCGCCTGCTCGCCGGCCAGGAGTGGCAGCCGCACAAGATTCAGGGCTGGACGCCAGACTTCGTGCCGGACGTGCTCAACCGCGAAGTCTTCGACGAGAACGTGCCCGTCTCCGACGTAGAGTCCATGGAGACCTCCCGGGCGCTTGCAGCCAAGGAGGGCATCTTCACTGGCGTCTCCGGCGGTGGCACGCTGGCGGCAGCCCTGAAGGTGGCGGCCAAGGCTAGCCCGGGCAGCGTTATCCTGGCCATGCTGCCGGACACCGCCGAGCGCTACTACACCACGCCGCTATTCGGCGACATCAGTGAGGACTCGGACGACGAGTGGCTCGCGGACCAGCCCACGATCTAA
- a CDS encoding alpha/beta hydrolase — translation MEMADEKISSPSLLNQALEARVGMEIAATLGTYPLLRQAPRGDGHPVLVLPGFLTNSLSTSLLRNFLKDLGYRAHRWKLGWNTGPIGEIEHSILVRIQELRRRYRRKVSLVGWSLGGVYARELAWMAPDDIRQVITLGSPVREHAKSSVAWLYSLVASQHPESIDAADLERASLPPPVPTTCIYSRTDGIVPWQCSIEQTSPFSENIRVESSHFGLGSHPLSFWAVADRLAQAEGEWAPFEREGLKRWFFGRSDERPSNGDALGPRA, via the coding sequence ATGGAGATGGCGGATGAGAAGATCTCAAGCCCGTCGCTGCTGAACCAGGCCCTCGAGGCTCGGGTGGGCATGGAGATCGCCGCGACGCTCGGCACCTACCCCCTGCTGCGCCAGGCGCCGCGAGGGGATGGCCACCCTGTCCTGGTATTGCCTGGATTCCTGACCAACAGCCTGTCTACCAGCTTGCTGCGCAATTTCCTCAAGGACCTAGGTTACCGCGCCCATCGCTGGAAGCTGGGGTGGAACACAGGACCGATCGGGGAGATCGAGCACTCGATTCTGGTGCGCATTCAGGAGCTGCGGCGGCGTTACCGGCGCAAGGTGAGTCTGGTTGGGTGGAGCCTCGGCGGCGTGTACGCCCGTGAGCTGGCCTGGATGGCGCCTGACGACATCCGCCAAGTGATCACCTTAGGCAGTCCCGTGCGTGAACACGCGAAGAGTTCCGTGGCCTGGCTCTACTCCTTGGTGGCCAGCCAGCATCCGGAGTCCATCGATGCGGCGGATCTGGAGCGCGCCAGCCTGCCGCCACCGGTACCCACCACCTGCATCTACAGCCGCACGGACGGCATCGTGCCGTGGCAGTGCTCGATCGAGCAGACCTCGCCCTTCAGCGAGAACATCCGGGTGGAGAGCAGCCACTTCGGCCTCGGCAGCCACCCCCTGTCCTTCTGGGCGGTGGCCGATCGCCTCGCGCAAGCAGAAGGGGAGTGGGCGCCCTTCGAGCGCGAGGGCTTGAAACGCTGGTTCTTCGGGCGCTCGGACGAGCGGCCTAGTAACGGAGATGCGCTCGGTCCTAGGGCCTAG